A window from Dysidea avara chromosome 2, odDysAvar1.4, whole genome shotgun sequence encodes these proteins:
- the LOC136247042 gene encoding uncharacterized protein gives MAGMSAEKAFRKFQPDLLDLPMNVAKFVSKLESENFFAGNQKASMIAEKTEPDKALYFLDDVVKRNIDMYFERLLKVMNEYDKEIGGPMSKLALKIWAAMGKSGEPGESSSNPPTPEPEREPRKRKISKSDSPNEDPDTRKKFLKKRKRSGAAGSNFDAPSTSKSVLLTDKILSSKPEFPALLKELESVAEWETVGAYLLNDKDGSKIEQIESSCNGDVKKCRSRMIREYLKSGDVSWQNVLTSLREAGYKNLADRLEKSLLSKR, from the exons ATGGCAGGAATGTCTGCAGAAAAAGCTTTTCGAAAATTTCAACCAGACCTATTGGATTTGCCAATGAATGTTGCAAAATTTGTGAGTAAGCTGGAATCAGAAAATTTCTTTGCTGGAAATCAAAAGGCTTCAATGATAGCAGAAAAGACAGAGCCAGACAAGGCATTGTATTTCCTTGATGATGTAGTGAAACGCAACATCGATATGTACTTTGAGAGACTTCTCAAAGTAATGAATGAATATGACAAGGAGATTGGTGGTCCAATGTCTAAACTGGCCTTAAAGATATGGGCAGCAATGGGAAAAT CAGGTGAACCTGGGGAATCATCATCAAATCCTCCTACTCCTGAGCCAG AAAGAGAACCAAGGAAAAGAAAAATATCGAAATCTGATAGTCCTA ATGAAGACCCTGATACAAGAaagaagtttttaaaaaaaagaaaaagatctG gtGCTGCTGGCAGTAACTTTGATGCTCCTAGTACTTCAAAAAGTGTCCTATTAACTGATAAAATATTATCATCTA AGCCAGAATTCCCTGCACTACTGAAGGAATTAGAATCTGTTGCTGAGTGGGAGACAGTGGGTGCATATCTCTTAAATGACAAAGATGGGTCAAAAATTGAGCAGATAGAAAGTTCATGCAATGGTGATGTTAAAAAATGTCGCAGTCGGATGATCCGGGAATACTTGAAAAGTGGTGATGTATCCTGGCAAAATGTTTTGACATCTTTGAGAGAAGCTGGTTACAAAAACTTGGCTGATCGCTTGGAGAAATCCCTTTTATCAAAGAGATGA